One window of the Clostridium sp. MB40-C1 genome contains the following:
- the rnr gene encoding ribonuclease R encodes MNIREIILGFMREQAYKPMDIKELAWVFEIPKREMDDFKELLKEMEQDGEIIQTRTKHYGIPEKMGLVVGKLQCHQKGYGFVIPETDRKDVFITSSFMNGAMNGDRVIAKITREENEGKKCEGEIIRILERSNKTIIGVYENSKNFGFVVPEDKRLNYDIFIPKTEKNGAQTGDIVIAEITEWPGKRRNPEGKVTEVLGKKGEKGIDILTIIKKYKLPEEFPIKVKKFVSNVPEEIKEEEYKNREDLRELKMVTIDGEDAKDLDDAVSIQKLENGNYLLGVHIADVSHYVREKNPLDKEALKRGTSVYLIDRVIPMLPKELSNGICSLNPKVDRLAMTCFMEINIDGKVVDYRITKSVIKTNERMTYTDVTKILRDHDEEVIGRYDYLYEDFKNMEELCDILYRKRLRRGAIDFDFEECKIILDYNGKPVEIKPYERAIANRIIEEFMLVCNETIAEHMYWTKLPFVYRIHEDPDEEKLQRFKEFAYNLGYFVKTGQEIHPKALQQVVEEVRGKKEETVVNTLLLRSLKQARYAPQCVGHFGLAARYYCHFTSPIRRYPDLIIHRIIKESLDGNIDEERVKQLDKTVDYASVQSSDMERVAQEAEREVDDLKKAEYMSERIGEEYNGIISSVTNFGMFVELPNTIEGLVHISNLDDDYYIYDEQHLCLIGEMSKNKYRLGDEVRIKVAKVDLDAHEIYFDLVKQEKNDIDPELKVDELKNEDEKAEDREFELI; translated from the coding sequence ATGAATATAAGGGAAATTATTCTTGGTTTTATGAGAGAACAGGCATATAAGCCTATGGATATAAAAGAATTGGCGTGGGTTTTTGAAATACCAAAGAGAGAAATGGATGACTTTAAGGAATTACTTAAAGAAATGGAGCAAGATGGTGAAATCATACAAACAAGAACAAAGCATTATGGAATACCAGAAAAAATGGGGCTTGTTGTAGGAAAACTTCAATGTCATCAAAAAGGATATGGATTTGTTATACCTGAGACTGATAGAAAAGACGTGTTTATAACATCTTCATTTATGAATGGAGCTATGAATGGAGATAGAGTTATAGCTAAGATTACAAGAGAAGAAAATGAAGGTAAAAAGTGTGAAGGAGAAATAATACGTATTCTTGAAAGAAGTAATAAGACAATTATAGGCGTATACGAGAATAGCAAGAATTTTGGATTTGTTGTTCCAGAAGATAAAAGGCTAAACTATGATATATTTATTCCTAAAACCGAAAAAAATGGAGCACAAACAGGAGATATAGTTATTGCCGAAATAACTGAGTGGCCAGGCAAAAGGAGAAATCCTGAAGGAAAAGTTACAGAAGTACTAGGCAAAAAAGGTGAAAAAGGTATTGATATTTTAACTATAATAAAAAAATATAAACTTCCTGAGGAGTTTCCTATAAAAGTTAAAAAATTTGTTTCAAATGTACCTGAGGAAATTAAAGAAGAGGAATATAAAAATAGAGAAGATTTAAGAGAGTTAAAAATGGTAACAATTGATGGAGAAGATGCTAAGGATTTAGATGATGCTGTATCAATACAAAAACTTGAAAATGGAAATTATTTATTAGGAGTACATATTGCAGATGTATCTCACTATGTTAGAGAAAAAAATCCTTTAGATAAAGAAGCCTTAAAGAGAGGAACATCAGTTTACCTAATTGACAGAGTTATTCCTATGCTTCCTAAGGAATTATCCAATGGAATATGTAGTTTGAATCCTAAAGTAGATAGATTAGCTATGACTTGCTTTATGGAAATAAACATTGATGGAAAAGTAGTAGACTATAGAATTACAAAGAGTGTTATAAAAACTAACGAAAGAATGACTTATACGGATGTAACAAAGATATTAAGGGATCATGATGAAGAAGTAATAGGAAGATATGATTATCTATATGAAGATTTTAAAAATATGGAAGAGTTATGTGATATTTTATATAGAAAAAGATTAAGAAGAGGAGCAATTGATTTTGATTTTGAAGAATGTAAAATAATATTAGATTATAACGGAAAGCCAGTTGAAATTAAGCCTTATGAAAGAGCTATTGCAAATAGAATTATAGAGGAATTTATGCTTGTTTGTAATGAAACAATAGCAGAACATATGTATTGGACTAAATTACCTTTTGTTTACAGAATACATGAAGATCCAGATGAGGAAAAGCTTCAAAGATTTAAGGAGTTTGCATATAACTTAGGGTACTTTGTTAAGACTGGACAGGAGATTCATCCAAAAGCTCTTCAACAGGTTGTAGAAGAAGTTAGAGGTAAAAAAGAAGAAACTGTTGTAAATACATTACTTCTTCGTTCATTGAAGCAAGCTAGGTATGCTCCTCAATGTGTAGGACATTTTGGTTTAGCAGCAAGATATTACTGTCACTTTACTTCCCCTATTAGAAGATACCCAGACTTAATAATTCATAGAATAATAAAAGAATCTTTGGATGGTAACATAGATGAAGAAAGAGTAAAACAATTAGATAAAACTGTAGATTATGCATCTGTACAATCTTCTGATATGGAAAGAGTTGCCCAAGAAGCTGAAAGAGAAGTAGATGATTTGAAGAAGGCAGAATATATGAGTGAAAGAATAGGAGAAGAATATAATGGAATAATTTCTTCTGTTACTAACTTTGGAATGTTTGTCGAACTTCCTAACACAATAGAAGGGCTTGTTCATATAAGCAATTTAGATGATGATTATTATATATATGATGAACAACACTTATGTTTAATAGGTGAAATGAGCAAGAACAAATACAGGTTAGGGGATGAAGTGAGAATAAAGGTAGCTAAAGTTGATTTGGATGCTCATGAGATTTACTTTGATCTTGTAAAACAAGAGAAAAATGACATTGATCCAGAATTAAAAGTAGATGAATTAAAAAACGAAGATGAAAAAGCTGAAGATAGAGAATTTGAATTAATATAA
- a CDS encoding GreA/GreB family elongation factor translates to MNNTLTEKNIKKLREELEYRMTVKRAEIAKEKLVAASHGDRSENAEYKEACANYRENDNRIQYLLTMISTAIVIDDTSIDKSILGINSKARVKFIEDEDEDIITLVTTMDSDPENMCISIESNLGKALYEKKVGDIVEVDAPGEKYAVEVLEILENN, encoded by the coding sequence ATGAATAATACACTAACTGAAAAAAATATAAAGAAATTAAGAGAAGAATTAGAATATAGAATGACCGTAAAAAGAGCTGAAATAGCAAAGGAAAAGTTGGTAGCTGCTTCACATGGTGATAGATCAGAAAATGCAGAATATAAAGAAGCTTGTGCAAACTATAGAGAAAATGATAATAGAATTCAATATTTATTAACTATGATCTCAACAGCAATTGTAATAGATGATACAAGTATAGATAAATCAATATTAGGAATTAACAGTAAAGCTAGAGTTAAATTTATAGAGGATGAAGATGAAGATATTATAACATTAGTAACTACTATGGATTCAGACCCTGAAAATATGTGTATAAGTATAGAATCAAATTTAGGAAAAGCATTATACGAAAAAAAAGTTGGAGATATAGTTGAAGTTGATGCTCCAGGAGAAAAATATGCAGTAGAAGTATTAGAAATATTAGAAAACAACTAA
- a CDS encoding ABC transporter permease subunit has translation MNMYKVEIKNMLKSLIIWTIIMTGIITLFMSMFPSMSTSGMSEIVKAKMDAIPEAMRKSFGLENAVDFSDLLQYFAYCAQYILIGNCIYAAILGINSLIKEESEGTIEFLYAQPISRVKIVMIKMFSTFTILCIFNIIIFLVTMLFFQIFKKEGYEYIGQLIFMYKGMFLAQFVFWAIGFALSTILPKVSLATPTALTIFFTSYLLGIFSTIIEKLEWMKYLSPVQYVMPNELLKSKGVIDTSYIIILFIVIIIAIVFTFYKYKNKDLKL, from the coding sequence ATGAATATGTATAAGGTAGAGATAAAAAATATGCTAAAAAGCTTAATTATTTGGACTATCATTATGACAGGTATAATTACACTATTTATGTCTATGTTTCCTTCCATGTCTACTAGTGGTATGAGTGAAATAGTTAAAGCAAAAATGGATGCTATCCCTGAAGCAATGAGAAAGTCTTTTGGACTAGAAAACGCAGTTGATTTTTCAGATTTACTTCAGTACTTTGCATATTGTGCTCAATATATTTTAATAGGAAATTGTATATATGCTGCTATTCTAGGAATTAATTCTCTTATTAAAGAAGAAAGTGAAGGAACTATAGAATTTTTATATGCACAACCTATTTCAAGGGTTAAAATTGTAATGATAAAAATGTTTTCTACTTTTACAATTCTTTGTATATTTAATATAATAATATTTCTTGTAACTATGTTGTTTTTTCAAATATTTAAAAAAGAAGGATATGAGTACATTGGGCAACTTATTTTTATGTATAAAGGAATGTTTCTAGCTCAGTTTGTATTTTGGGCTATAGGTTTTGCTTTATCCACTATCCTTCCCAAAGTAAGCCTTGCAACACCAACAGCTTTAACTATTTTCTTCACTTCATATCTATTAGGTATTTTTTCAACTATAATTGAAAAACTTGAATGGATGAAGTATCTATCCCCTGTACAATATGTAATGCCAAATGAATTATTAAAATCAAAAGGAGTTATTGACACTAGCTATATAATAATATTATTCATTGTAATTATTATTGCAATAGTATTTACTTTTTATAAGTATAAAAATAAAGATTTAAAATTATAG
- the secG gene encoding preprotein translocase subunit SecG, whose product MHTFLTSVQVIVGIALIITVLRQPGKTDGFNLVSSGAETFYSKNKTKTYESVLARTTVILAIIFAIVTMALTLIKK is encoded by the coding sequence GTGCATACATTTTTAACATCAGTACAAGTTATTGTAGGTATAGCTTTAATTATAACTGTTTTAAGACAGCCAGGTAAGACAGATGGATTTAATTTAGTTTCTTCAGGTGCAGAAACATTTTATTCAAAGAACAAAACTAAAACATATGAATCAGTTTTGGCAAGAACAACTGTAATACTAGCAATAATATTTGCTATAGTAACTATGGCTTTAACATTAATAAAAAAATAA
- a CDS encoding TetR/AcrR family transcriptional regulator, giving the protein MTIRFNKVSEEKQGNIINSAINEFGDKGFDNASTDIIAENAGIAKGSLFHYFGSKKNLFLFIVEYCVDLLTNKILNEAENIQSEDFYERIKDISLIKQKIIIKYFMHSKIIMEAFVNMPPKIKVDLEKLYLKYYSDSMNFIEDYIVKYMDVKLLKPSVTKEDAIFVTMTLFDALSKKYTSSYKDKTDELLTNNEDLFKEFDKYIDIIKYGLYQK; this is encoded by the coding sequence ATGACAATTCGATTTAACAAAGTATCAGAAGAAAAACAAGGAAATATCATTAATTCAGCAATAAATGAATTTGGAGATAAGGGATTTGATAATGCTTCTACTGATATAATAGCAGAGAATGCAGGAATTGCTAAAGGCAGTCTATTTCACTATTTTGGAAGTAAGAAAAACTTATTTTTATTTATTGTTGAATATTGTGTTGATTTACTTACAAATAAAATCTTAAATGAGGCTGAAAATATACAGTCAGAAGATTTTTATGAGAGGATAAAAGATATCTCTCTAATCAAGCAAAAAATTATTATTAAATATTTTATGCATTCTAAAATAATTATGGAGGCATTTGTAAATATGCCTCCAAAAATAAAAGTTGACTTAGAAAAGCTTTATTTAAAATATTATAGCGATAGTATGAATTTTATAGAAGATTATATTGTTAAATATATGGATGTAAAATTATTAAAGCCATCAGTAACAAAAGAAGATGCTATATTTGTTACTATGACTTTATTCGATGCATTAAGTAAAAAATATACCAGCTCATACAAAGATAAAACAGATGAATTGTTAACTAATAATGAGGATCTATTTAAAGAATTTGATAAATACATTGATATAATCAAATATGGATTATATCAAAAATAA
- a CDS encoding glycosyltransferase, with the protein MANILLITQGTGGDVKPFIKMGRILKNIGHAVLILTHCIYEKEVKTNGLDFVAIDTYEEYKEKNDKLTNLSDAIKESKEYIEFNKKYCGSDRTYKEYMIISQYCKREDTIIIFRHRFSLAGLLVAEKYGLPVASVFLAPNYIQHLELHEELIGEVMKNEMNIVRNNIGLSDISNWTEWMCSPKLKIALWPKWYAKEETESIKGIIAIGFPENKYESNDEIPKQVKEFLKGGKKTAIITAGTSNAINPNFYKIAAESCKCANINGILVTAFEEFIPRKLPSNILRLREAPIKRILPYVNVVIHHGGIGTSSEALSCGTPQLIMAHLADRPDNAARLKKIGVAKVFPEINWKIDLIGKSLKEIIYDESLSLSCKKLSEKINKDNIEEELNLIIKEFLKNKEKYKANNLYKVKNNALSNKNTKEKVVSSNKVSLDYIPEKKKRMLMGLLMRKCKN; encoded by the coding sequence GTGGCCAATATACTACTTATTACTCAAGGAACAGGGGGGGATGTTAAACCATTCATTAAGATGGGAAGAATATTAAAAAATATAGGTCATGCTGTGTTAATCTTGACTCATTGTATATATGAAAAAGAAGTAAAAACAAACGGTTTAGATTTTGTAGCTATTGATACTTATGAGGAATATAAAGAAAAGAATGACAAGCTGACTAATTTGTCAGACGCTATAAAAGAATCAAAGGAATATATTGAATTTAATAAAAAATATTGTGGTTCTGATAGAACATATAAAGAGTATATGATTATAAGTCAATACTGCAAAAGAGAAGATACTATTATTATATTTAGACATCGTTTTAGCTTAGCAGGATTGCTAGTTGCTGAAAAATATGGATTACCTGTTGCTTCTGTTTTTCTTGCACCTAATTATATTCAACATTTGGAATTACATGAGGAGCTTATTGGTGAAGTAATGAAAAATGAAATGAATATTGTAAGAAATAATATAGGCTTAAGTGATATAAGCAATTGGACAGAGTGGATGTGTTCACCAAAATTAAAAATAGCATTGTGGCCAAAGTGGTATGCCAAAGAGGAAACTGAGAGTATTAAGGGTATTATTGCTATTGGTTTTCCAGAAAATAAGTATGAAAGCAATGATGAAATACCAAAACAAGTTAAAGAGTTTTTAAAAGGTGGAAAGAAAACAGCCATTATAACTGCAGGTACAAGCAATGCCATTAATCCAAATTTCTATAAAATTGCAGCGGAATCTTGTAAATGTGCTAATATAAATGGAATTTTAGTTACAGCTTTTGAAGAGTTTATACCAAGAAAATTGCCTTCTAATATATTAAGGTTACGAGAAGCTCCTATAAAAAGAATTTTACCATATGTTAATGTAGTTATTCATCATGGAGGTATAGGAACCTCTAGTGAAGCATTATCTTGTGGAACTCCACAATTGATTATGGCTCATTTAGCAGATCGCCCTGATAATGCAGCTAGGCTAAAAAAAATTGGTGTTGCAAAGGTGTTTCCAGAAATAAATTGGAAGATAGATTTAATTGGAAAATCTCTAAAAGAAATAATTTATGATGAATCCTTATCATTATCCTGTAAAAAATTATCAGAAAAGATAAATAAAGATAATATAGAAGAGGAATTGAATCTAATCATAAAAGAATTTTTAAAAAATAAGGAAAAGTATAAAGCTAATAATTTATATAAAGTTAAAAATAACGCATTAAGTAATAAGAATACTAAGGAAAAAGTTGTTTCTAGTAATAAAGTTTCATTAGATTATATTCCAGAAAAAAAGAAAAGAATGTTAATGGGGTTATTAATGAGAAAGTGTAAGAACTAA
- a CDS encoding sodium-translocating pyrophosphatase translates to MNLYLPIICGILALIFAFAFSSGITKESPGNDRMKEIAGYIHDGAMAFLMREYKYLIVFIVAVAILIIVAIDIKTAICFIFGAIFSIGAGYFGMRVATKANVRTAEAARTGQDKALKIAFSGGAVMGLSVVGLGVLGLTIFYVAFGNDINVITGFGLGASSIALFARVGGGIYTKAADVGADLVGKVEAGIPEDDPRNPAVIADNVGDNVGDVAGMGADLFESYVGSIISALTLGYTLFSEDKTKLIFPLILSSIGVLASIIGILIARRSKGDNPQRALNTGTYIGGALVIISTFILSSNIFGNYKVFGAILSGLIVGTLIGKVTEIYTSADYKYVKKIARQSETGSATTIISGLAVGMYSTMVPIIFIAIAVLFSFYIMGGASDVAMGLYGISLAAVGMLSTTGLTVAVDAYGPIADNAGGIAEMSELPPSVREITDKLDSVGNTTAAIGKGFAIGSAALTALALFASYAQKTNLKAINLLTPGTLVGLLLGAMLPFLFASMTMESVGKAANEMIEEVRRQFKEIPGLMEGKETPDYKKCVDISTAAALKEMILPGILAILVPIIVGILLGAEALGGLIGGAVSSGVLIAIFMANSGGAWDNAKKYIETGVHGGKGSNAHKAAVVGDTVGDPFKDTSGPAMNILIKLMTIVSLVFAPVIAAYGGVLLNLFK, encoded by the coding sequence ATGAATTTATATTTGCCAATTATATGTGGAATTTTAGCTTTAATTTTTGCATTTGCTTTCAGTAGTGGAATCACTAAAGAAAGCCCAGGAAATGATAGGATGAAAGAAATAGCGGGCTATATTCATGATGGAGCTATGGCATTTTTAATGAGGGAGTACAAATATTTAATAGTCTTTATAGTTGCAGTAGCTATATTAATAATAGTAGCAATAGACATTAAAACTGCAATTTGTTTTATATTTGGAGCTATTTTCTCAATAGGTGCAGGATACTTTGGCATGAGAGTAGCAACTAAAGCAAATGTAAGAACTGCAGAAGCTGCTAGGACAGGACAAGATAAAGCATTAAAAATTGCTTTTTCAGGTGGAGCAGTAATGGGATTATCTGTAGTTGGTCTAGGAGTTTTGGGGCTTACTATATTCTATGTAGCTTTTGGTAATGACATTAATGTTATAACAGGATTTGGACTTGGAGCAAGTTCAATAGCTTTATTTGCCCGTGTAGGTGGTGGAATATATACCAAAGCGGCAGATGTAGGAGCAGATCTTGTGGGTAAAGTTGAAGCAGGCATTCCAGAGGATGACCCAAGAAATCCAGCAGTTATTGCAGATAATGTTGGAGATAATGTTGGGGACGTTGCTGGTATGGGAGCAGATTTATTTGAATCTTATGTAGGTTCAATAATTTCAGCTTTAACTTTAGGATATACCTTGTTTAGTGAAGATAAAACAAAGTTAATCTTTCCTTTGATTTTATCTTCTATAGGAGTTTTAGCTTCAATTATAGGAATTTTAATTGCAAGAAGAAGTAAAGGTGATAATCCTCAAAGAGCACTTAATACAGGAACATATATAGGAGGAGCACTTGTTATTATAAGTACATTTATTCTTAGCTCAAATATATTTGGAAATTACAAAGTTTTTGGAGCTATATTATCTGGACTAATTGTTGGAACTTTAATAGGTAAAGTAACAGAAATATATACATCTGCTGATTATAAGTATGTAAAAAAGATAGCTAGACAATCAGAAACTGGTTCAGCTACTACTATAATATCAGGTCTTGCTGTTGGAATGTATTCTACAATGGTTCCTATAATATTTATTGCAATAGCAGTATTATTCTCTTTTTATATTATGGGAGGAGCAAGTGATGTTGCTATGGGATTGTATGGAATATCTCTTGCCGCTGTAGGAATGTTATCAACAACTGGTTTAACTGTAGCTGTTGATGCTTATGGTCCTATTGCTGATAATGCTGGAGGTATTGCTGAAATGTCAGAACTTCCACCAAGTGTTAGAGAAATTACAGATAAACTTGATTCAGTAGGTAATACAACAGCGGCTATAGGAAAAGGATTTGCAATAGGTTCAGCAGCACTTACTGCATTAGCTTTATTTGCTTCTTATGCACAAAAAACCAATTTGAAGGCTATTAATCTTTTAACACCTGGTACTCTTGTAGGATTATTACTTGGAGCTATGCTTCCTTTCTTATTTGCTTCGATGACTATGGAATCAGTTGGTAAAGCAGCTAACGAAATGATAGAAGAAGTCAGAAGACAATTCAAAGAGATACCGGGATTAATGGAAGGAAAGGAAACTCCAGACTATAAAAAGTGCGTTGATATATCAACTGCTGCAGCATTAAAAGAAATGATTTTACCAGGAATACTTGCAATACTCGTACCTATAATTGTAGGCATTCTTCTTGGAGCAGAAGCTCTTGGAGGATTAATAGGTGGTGCAGTTTCATCAGGAGTACTTATAGCTATATTTATGGCTAACTCAGGTGGAGCCTGGGATAATGCTAAAAAATATATTGAAACAGGAGTGCATGGTGGTAAAGGAAGTAATGCACATAAAGCAGCTGTTGTTGGAGATACAGTAGGAGATCCATTTAAAGATACTTCAGGTCCAGCTATGAATATACTAATAAAGCTTATGACAATAGTATCTCTAGTATTTGCACCAGTAATAGCAGCTTATGGTGGAGTTTTATTAAACTTATTTAAATAA
- a CDS encoding ABC transporter ATP-binding protein codes for MFAIETNSLTKNYGKNRGVEDINLSINEGEFYGFIGPNGAGKSTTIRLLLNFIYPTSGSAKIFGKDCIKESKLIKEELGFVPSEVNYYKNMKVDEILSYAQSFKKEKDSTKLEKLCEIFEVDRNKLVGELSLGNKKKIAIIQALLNSPKLLILDEPTNGLDPLMQKRLFNLLVEENKNGTTIFFSSHNLVEVQKFCHRTAIIRDGKLIEVKKLDELLGNNVVKVTIVSKESLNNLLDNKHISMIKKEENKTSFLFDGDINILVKEIKDINLNELKIEDPALEDTFMSYYESEDN; via the coding sequence ATGTTTGCAATTGAGACTAATAGTTTAACTAAAAATTATGGCAAAAATAGAGGAGTAGAAGATATAAACTTAAGCATTAATGAAGGTGAATTTTATGGATTTATAGGACCTAATGGTGCAGGAAAATCTACAACCATAAGATTACTTTTAAATTTTATTTATCCTACCTCTGGTAGTGCAAAGATTTTTGGTAAGGATTGTATAAAGGAAAGTAAACTTATCAAAGAAGAATTAGGTTTTGTACCTAGTGAAGTAAACTACTATAAAAATATGAAAGTTGATGAAATTCTAAGTTATGCCCAAAGCTTTAAGAAAGAAAAAGATAGTACGAAATTAGAGAAATTATGTGAAATATTTGAGGTAGATAGAAATAAACTTGTAGGAGAACTTTCATTAGGAAATAAAAAGAAGATAGCTATAATTCAAGCATTATTAAATAGTCCAAAGCTTTTAATATTAGATGAGCCTACTAATGGCTTAGATCCTTTAATGCAAAAAAGATTATTTAATCTATTAGTAGAAGAAAATAAAAATGGAACAACAATATTCTTTTCCTCTCACAACTTAGTGGAAGTTCAAAAGTTTTGTCATAGAACAGCTATTATAAGAGATGGAAAACTTATTGAAGTAAAAAAACTCGATGAGCTATTAGGTAATAATGTTGTAAAAGTTACAATTGTAAGTAAAGAAAGTTTAAATAATTTATTAGATAATAAACATATTTCCATGATAAAAAAAGAAGAAAATAAAACTTCATTTTTATTTGATGGAGATATCAACATACTTGTTAAAGAAATTAAAGATATTAATTTAAATGAACTTAAAATAGAAGACCCTGCATTAGAGGATACATTTATGAGTTATTATGAAAGTGAGGATAATTAG
- a CDS encoding glycosyltransferase codes for MANIIITTHWSDGDVLPFLHIGKYLKKKGHDITIFTHCCYEKRIKEEGINFVPWDNWNECENLFNDLVSCSDIVASNEEIQVFRDKYESTSVRIKEYQLLKPYCERKDTILLAKSRSSVAALLIAEKLKIPLIWVYMNPYEYESSKSFNSLNREKLCKEANELRKKMGLKSIESWFSWQCCPKGKIGLWPNWYKSDMVNEPEDINLVGFPLEPLNRRKNLSISTTLKDILLENPGPIIISGGSSKKIKKEFYKIAIKSCANLGRNVIVATKYKELLPYIIPSNVYVFDYIPLYESLAYASLIIHHGGIGTVSNAINAGVPQLVLADCLDRPLNGSIVKKIGLGNYLPPLMWNEENLIKSINNLLSSDYKKKCTRFVEEHKEENTFENISKIIESVKENEEYLINYETIKVCSRKINHDVNDKKEKNNNLNSLPKDMKKYLLEKIKKEKILNKVERG; via the coding sequence GTGGCAAATATAATTATTACTACACATTGGAGTGATGGAGATGTACTTCCATTTTTGCATATTGGAAAATACCTTAAGAAGAAAGGTCATGATATAACAATATTTACTCATTGTTGTTATGAGAAAAGGATAAAAGAAGAAGGTATTAATTTTGTTCCTTGGGATAATTGGAATGAATGTGAAAATTTATTTAATGATTTAGTGAGTTGCTCAGATATAGTAGCATCAAATGAAGAAATTCAAGTTTTTAGAGATAAGTATGAAAGTACTAGTGTAAGGATTAAAGAATATCAATTATTAAAACCGTATTGTGAAAGAAAAGATACAATTTTACTAGCTAAAAGCAGATCAAGTGTAGCTGCTTTACTTATAGCTGAAAAGTTAAAGATTCCTTTAATTTGGGTATATATGAATCCTTATGAGTATGAAAGTAGTAAAAGTTTTAATAGTCTAAATAGAGAAAAATTATGTAAAGAGGCTAATGAATTAAGAAAGAAAATGGGATTAAAATCTATAGAAAGTTGGTTTTCTTGGCAGTGTTGCCCTAAAGGGAAAATAGGTTTGTGGCCTAACTGGTATAAAAGTGACATGGTAAATGAACCAGAGGATATTAATTTAGTTGGTTTTCCTTTAGAGCCTTTAAATAGAAGAAAAAATTTATCTATATCAACTACATTGAAGGATATATTACTGGAAAATCCAGGTCCAATAATAATATCTGGCGGATCAAGCAAGAAAATTAAAAAAGAGTTTTATAAAATTGCCATTAAATCCTGTGCTAATTTAGGGAGAAATGTTATTGTAGCAACGAAGTATAAGGAATTATTACCATATATAATACCTTCAAATGTATATGTATTTGATTATATTCCTTTATATGAGTCTTTAGCTTATGCAAGTCTTATCATTCATCATGGTGGTATTGGAACAGTCAGTAATGCTATTAATGCTGGAGTACCACAGCTTGTATTAGCAGATTGTTTAGATAGACCACTCAATGGATCAATAGTGAAAAAAATTGGATTAGGGAATTATTTACCTCCTCTAATGTGGAATGAAGAAAATCTTATAAAAAGTATTAACAATCTTTTAAGTTCAGATTATAAGAAGAAGTGTACTAGATTTGTAGAAGAGCACAAAGAAGAAAATACTTTTGAAAATATAAGCAAAATAATAGAAAGTGTTAAGGAAAATGAAGAATATCTTATTAATTATGAAACTATAAAAGTTTGTTCGAGGAAAATCAATCATGATGTTAATGATAAAAAAGAAAAGAATAATAATTTAAATTCATTACCAAAGGATATGAAAAAGTATTTGTTGGAAAAAATTAAAAAAGAAAAAATTTTAAATAAAGTGGAAAGAGGATAA
- the smpB gene encoding SsrA-binding protein SmpB, with product MAKNKKGDNTLAQNRKAHHEYFIDEVYETGIVLVGTEVKSIRAGKANLKDSYAQVRNGEVFVSNMHISPYEQGNIFNKDPLRERKLLLHKDQISTLLGYTSQKGYTLIPISLYLKKGKVKMALGVARGKHNYDKRHTIAEKAAKRDIDRQMKERYR from the coding sequence ATGGCAAAAAATAAAAAAGGTGATAATACATTAGCACAAAATAGGAAAGCTCACCATGAGTATTTTATAGATGAGGTTTATGAAACAGGGATTGTTCTTGTGGGAACAGAAGTTAAGTCAATAAGAGCTGGAAAAGCTAACTTAAAGGATAGTTATGCTCAAGTTAGAAATGGAGAAGTTTTTGTATCAAATATGCATATAAGTCCTTATGAGCAGGGAAACATATTTAATAAAGATCCTTTAAGAGAGAGAAAACTTTTACTTCATAAAGATCAAATTAGTACTCTTCTTGGATATACTTCACAAAAGGGGTATACCCTTATACCTATTTCCTTATATCTTAAAAAAGGAAAAGTTAAGATGGCTTTAGGTGTAGCAAGAGGTAAACATAATTATGATAAAAGACACACTATAGCAGAAAAAGCTGCTAAAAGAGATATAGATAGACAAATGAAAGAAAGATACAGATAG